The Deltaproteobacteria bacterium genome contains the following window.
TCCAGAGTGGTATGGGCTTCCAGCCCGTACCACCAAACAGAGATGGTGAGATGTTCGTTCATGCCCATCAAGCCGCCTCTCGCTCCAACACCTGTTCCGCGTTCTCCTTGAAGTCGTCGAGCGAGATGAACTGCTTGTCCGCTGCGCTGGTGACCCGGTTGCGGTCCTTCCTGCCCAGCGCCTCGAAGTCTTCGTGCACGACGAAGCTCTTGAACGGCAGCTTGTTGCGCTGAAACTCCAGACACGAGATGGCCGCCAGCCGTGCCTTCGCCGTGTCGCGCACGCCAAAGAGGTAGACGGGCCGCGGCGTGATCTCGAACGCAAAATCTACCTCCAGATCATCGCGCGCCGGGATCGGCAGCACGTTCGGACGCGGATGGTACTTCGCCAGCGACTGCTCGATGAACTCGGTGAGCAGCTCGTAGAAGAGGCTGTGGATCACCTCGCGCTTGTAGAGTTGCATGTTGGAGACCTTGGCCACCGTCTGGGCGAACTGCAGGACGGCAGGGTACAAGCTCTCCGGCTTGGCCTCCACAAACAGGTTCCCGTTCTCCTCGCTGACTTGGTTCTCGGCGAGAATCCTATGGAAGATGCGCTCTTTGTTCGGCGTGTCCAAGTCGAACGAGTACGACAAGCGCATCAGGGTCATGCCGTGGTCGCAGACACGCACCCGCTCCTGCGTGCCGTTCTTGGGCTCCAGAAAGATCTCCATCATGTCGCCGTCCTCGTGATACAGCGGCGCCAGCAACTGAAGCACTCCCGGGCGGCGTTCCCGAAAGG
Protein-coding sequences here:
- a CDS encoding DUF1828 domain-containing protein, encoding MSYLDLLKEQFNHHVAFRERRPGVLQLLAPLYHEDGDMMEIFLEPKNGTQERVRVCDHGMTLMRLSYSFDLDTPNKERIFHRILAENQVSEENGNLFVEAKPESLYPAVLQFAQTVAKVSNMQLYKREVIHSLFYELLTEFIEQSLAKYHPRPNVLPIPARDDLEVDFAFEITPRPVYLFGVRDTAKARLAAISCLEFQRNKLPFKSFVVHEDFEALGRKDRNRVTSAADKQFISLDDFKENAEQVLEREAA